The proteins below come from a single Malus domestica chromosome 03, GDT2T_hap1 genomic window:
- the LOC103432306 gene encoding lysine-specific demethylase JMJ31 isoform X6, with protein MHHSEDGSCVKSDRHGLPEASSEYDSKPYEDAPHQIYLAQVPIINTETEERVQLGSLREDIQTPVFLEDKVLVAINLWMNNAQARSSTHYDPHHNLLCVVSGCKQVVLWPPSASSMLYPMPIYGEASNHSSVPLENPNFSNYPRAQCLMEHSQKVILQAGDALFIPEGWFHQVDSDDLTIAVNFWWRSNVTLNMSEHMDAYYLRIILRRLTDREMDRVLPIASLAQMENMNRHTGIVLKKGQINHNDNGLDQACEGNDLKGKEVEQRFMSHALEPLAVLALHELVSLVHGHVNAAELRQPMQSASTTAPAVSVNDERIKVVRPSSFGWEDDPVAKIFWTLHPITLKNVFLAMVENFPRTLEALILHLLSPVGAEVLTRKFDRMDQLITEEERDRFYQAFYGAFDDQFAAMDAILKGKELFALQVDGCAIMFVRINWVGDDSGNKMFMGSSTI; from the exons ATGCATCATTCAGAGGATGGTTCCTGTGTTAAATCAGATCGGCATGGGCTACCGGAGGCTTCATCTGAGTATGACAGTAAGCCCTATGAGGATGCTCCTCACCAAATCTATTTAGCACAG GTCCCAATAATCAATACTGAAACTGAAGAGAGGGTTCAACTGGGTTCTTTGAGGGAGGACATCCAAACG CCTGTATTTTTGGAGGATAAAGTACTAGTTGCTATCAACCTGTGGATGAACAATGCTCAAGCTAGATCAAGCACTCACTATGATCCACACCATAACCTTCTCTGCGTAGTCTCTGGCTGCAAACAAG TGGTTTTATGGCCTCCTTCAGCAAGTTCTATGTTATACCCTATGCCAATATATGGGGAGGCATCAAATCATAG TTCTGTTCCTTTAGAGAACCCAAACTTTTCAAATTATCCAAGAGCACAATGTTTAATGGAGCACTCGCAGAAGGTTATTCTTCAGGCAGGCGACGCACTTTTCATTCCTGAAGGCTG GTTCCACCAGGTGGACAGTGATGATCTAACCATTGCCGTGAACTTTTGGTGGCGGTCCAATGTAACGTTAAACATGTCAGAACACATGGATGCATATTATCTGCGCATAATATTAAGAAG ACTGACAGATAGAGAAATG GACCGAGTGCTGCCTATAGCTTCTTTAGCTCAAATGGAGAACATGAACAGGCATACTGGAATAGTGCTTAAAAAAGGACAGATAA ATCACAATGACAACGGTTTGGATCAGGCATGTGAGGGAAACGATCTTAAGGGGAAGGAAGTAGAACAAAGATTTATGTCGCATGCACTGGAACCCCTTGCCGTCCTTGCTCTTCATGAACTTGTTTCTTTAGTTCATGGTCATGTTAATGCTGCTGAGCTAAGACAACCAATGCAATCTGCTTCAACAACTGCTCCTGCAGTTAGTGTGAATGATGAACGCATCAAAGTCGTGAGACCAAGTTCGTTTGGCTGGGAAGATGATCCAGTTGCTAAAATTTTTTGGACTCTTCATCCCATCACTTTAAAAAATGTATTTCTTGCCATGGTG GAAAATTTCCCAAGAACTTTGGAGGCTTTAATACTGCACTTGCTTTCACCAGTAGGAGCCGAAGTACTTACTCGTAAATTTGATAGAATGGATCAACTGATCACTGAGGAAGAACG GGACAGATTTTACCAGGCTTTCTATGGGGCATTTGACGACCAATTCGCAGCAATGGATGCAATTTTGAAGGGGAAAGAATTATTTGCACTCCAG GTAGATGGGTGCGCAATAATGTTCGTAAGAATAAATTGGGTCGGGGACGATTCCGGAAATAAGATGTTCATGGGCTCATCTACCATATGA
- the LOC103432306 gene encoding lysine-specific demethylase JMJ31 isoform X2, with amino-acid sequence MESALRVRSLNEVPSAGDFASGIESTNVPAVFSGCVKDWKAFSNWNPCNGGLDYLQERVGLCVVEAMLSDSAPVFYGDIRSHERVPLPFSAFIGLCKKRMHHSEDGSCVKSDRHGLPEASSEYDSKPYEDAPHQIYLAQVPIINTETEERVQLGSLREDIQTPVFLEDKVLVAINLWMNNAQARSSTHYDPHHNLLCVVSGCKQVVLWPPSASSMLYPMPIYGEASNHSSVPLENPNFSNYPRAQCLMEHSQKVILQAGDALFIPEGWFHQVDSDDLTIAVNFWWRSNVTLNMSEHMDAYYLRIILRRLTDREMDRVLPIASLAQMENMNRHTGIVLKKGQNDNGLDQACEGNDLKGKEVEQRFMSHALEPLAVLALHELVSLVHGHVNAAELRQPMQSASTTAPAVSVNDERIKVVRPSSFGWEDDPVAKIFWTLHPITLKNVFLAMVENFPRTLEALILHLLSPVGAEVLTRKFDRMDQLITEEERDRFYQAFYGAFDDQFAAMDAILKGKELFALQVDGCAIMFVRINWVGDDSGNKMFMGSSTI; translated from the exons ATGGAGTCGGCTCTGCGAGTTCGAAGCTTGAACGAAGTTCCTTCGGCCGGAGACTTCGCGTCTGGGATCGAATCCACGAACGTTCCCGCC GTTTTTAGCGGCTGCGTCAAAGATTGGAAAGCTTTCTCCAATTGGAATCCATGTAATGGCGGTCTCGATTATTTGCAG GAACGAGTCGGATTGTGTGTTGTGGAGGCTATGCTATCTGATTCAGCACCTGTCTTCTACGGTGATATTAGAAGCCATGAGAGG GTACCGCTGCCATTTTCTGCATTCATTGGTCTATGTAAGAAACGCATGCATCATTCAGAGGATGGTTCCTGTGTTAAATCAGATCGGCATGGGCTACCGGAGGCTTCATCTGAGTATGACAGTAAGCCCTATGAGGATGCTCCTCACCAAATCTATTTAGCACAG GTCCCAATAATCAATACTGAAACTGAAGAGAGGGTTCAACTGGGTTCTTTGAGGGAGGACATCCAAACG CCTGTATTTTTGGAGGATAAAGTACTAGTTGCTATCAACCTGTGGATGAACAATGCTCAAGCTAGATCAAGCACTCACTATGATCCACACCATAACCTTCTCTGCGTAGTCTCTGGCTGCAAACAAG TGGTTTTATGGCCTCCTTCAGCAAGTTCTATGTTATACCCTATGCCAATATATGGGGAGGCATCAAATCATAG TTCTGTTCCTTTAGAGAACCCAAACTTTTCAAATTATCCAAGAGCACAATGTTTAATGGAGCACTCGCAGAAGGTTATTCTTCAGGCAGGCGACGCACTTTTCATTCCTGAAGGCTG GTTCCACCAGGTGGACAGTGATGATCTAACCATTGCCGTGAACTTTTGGTGGCGGTCCAATGTAACGTTAAACATGTCAGAACACATGGATGCATATTATCTGCGCATAATATTAAGAAG ACTGACAGATAGAGAAATG GACCGAGTGCTGCCTATAGCTTCTTTAGCTCAAATGGAGAACATGAACAGGCATACTGGAATAGTGCTTAAAAAAGGACAG AATGACAACGGTTTGGATCAGGCATGTGAGGGAAACGATCTTAAGGGGAAGGAAGTAGAACAAAGATTTATGTCGCATGCACTGGAACCCCTTGCCGTCCTTGCTCTTCATGAACTTGTTTCTTTAGTTCATGGTCATGTTAATGCTGCTGAGCTAAGACAACCAATGCAATCTGCTTCAACAACTGCTCCTGCAGTTAGTGTGAATGATGAACGCATCAAAGTCGTGAGACCAAGTTCGTTTGGCTGGGAAGATGATCCAGTTGCTAAAATTTTTTGGACTCTTCATCCCATCACTTTAAAAAATGTATTTCTTGCCATGGTG GAAAATTTCCCAAGAACTTTGGAGGCTTTAATACTGCACTTGCTTTCACCAGTAGGAGCCGAAGTACTTACTCGTAAATTTGATAGAATGGATCAACTGATCACTGAGGAAGAACG GGACAGATTTTACCAGGCTTTCTATGGGGCATTTGACGACCAATTCGCAGCAATGGATGCAATTTTGAAGGGGAAAGAATTATTTGCACTCCAG GTAGATGGGTGCGCAATAATGTTCGTAAGAATAAATTGGGTCGGGGACGATTCCGGAAATAAGATGTTCATGGGCTCATCTACCATATGA
- the LOC103427386 gene encoding transmembrane emp24 domain-containing protein p24beta3-like, with translation MEKRKRFETAKICVAYGFLMSFIGNGNVATALSITVTELECVSEQVLYEGDTVSGNFVAIDHDIFWSSDHPGIDFTATAPGGSIVFSLKGTSGDKFAFKAPKSGMYKFCFRNPVSTHETVSFYIHVGHIPNEHDLAKDEHMDPLNIKIAELREALEAVTTEQKYLKARDARHRYTNVSTNKRVIYFTLAEYLVFAGASALQVLYIRNLFSKSVAYNRV, from the exons ATGGAGAAACGAAAGCGATTTGAGACCGCCAAGATTTGCGTGGCGTACGGTTTTCTTATGAGCTTCATCGGCAATGGCAATGTTGCTACTGCCCTTTCAATCACCGTGACGGAGTTGGAATGCGTCTCGGAGCAAGTTCTGTACGAGGGGGACACGGTCTCTGGAAACTTTGTTGCAATCGACCACGACATCTTCTGGAGCTCCGACCACCCTGGTATTGATTTCACT GCCACAGCTCCAGGAGGCAGTATTGTGTTTTCGCTGAAAGGAACGTCTGGGGATAAGTTCGCGTTCAAGGCACCGAAAAGCGGAATGTACAAGTTTTGTTTTCGCAATCCTGTTTCGACTCATGAGACTGTTTCGTTCTACATTCATGTTGGCCACATCCCAAATGAGCATGACTTAGCCAAAGACG AACATATGGACCCTCTGAATATTAAGATTGCTGAGCTAAGAGAAGCACTGGAAGCTGTCACAACAGAGCAAAAGTACCTTAAAGCACGCGATGCTAGGCATCGATATA CAAATGTTAGCACCAATAAACGAGTGATCTACTTCACACTTGCAGAGTACCTTGTGTTTGCTGGTGCAAGTGCTCTTCAAGTGTTGTACATCCGCAACCTGTTTAGCAAGTCTGTTGCCTATAACAGAGTTTGA
- the LOC103432306 gene encoding lysine-specific demethylase JMJ31 isoform X5: MAVSIICRNESDCVLWRLCYLIQHLSSTVILEAMRGYRCHFLHSLVYVRNACIIQRMVPVLNQIGMGYRRLHLSMTVPIINTETEERVQLGSLREDIQTPVFLEDKVLVAINLWMNNAQARSSTHYDPHHNLLCVVSGCKQVVLWPPSASSMLYPMPIYGEASNHSSVPLENPNFSNYPRAQCLMEHSQKVILQAGDALFIPEGWFHQVDSDDLTIAVNFWWRSNVTLNMSEHMDAYYLRIILRRLTDREMDRVLPIASLAQMENMNRHTGIVLKKGQINHNDNGLDQACEGNDLKGKEVEQRFMSHALEPLAVLALHELVSLVHGHVNAAELRQPMQSASTTAPAVSVNDERIKVVRPSSFGWEDDPVAKIFWTLHPITLKNVFLAMVENFPRTLEALILHLLSPVGAEVLTRKFDRMDQLITEEERDRFYQAFYGAFDDQFAAMDAILKGKELFALQVDGCAIMFVRINWVGDDSGNKMFMGSSTI, encoded by the exons ATGGCGGTCTCGATTATTTGCAG GAACGAGTCGGATTGTGTGTTGTGGAGGCTATGCTATCTGATTCAGCACCTGTCTTCTACGGTGATATTAGAAGCCATGAGAGG GTACCGCTGCCATTTTCTGCATTCATTGGTCTATGTAAGAAACGCATGCATCATTCAGAGGATGGTTCCTGTGTTAAATCAGATCGGCATGGGCTACCGGAGGCTTCATCTGAGTATGACA GTCCCAATAATCAATACTGAAACTGAAGAGAGGGTTCAACTGGGTTCTTTGAGGGAGGACATCCAAACG CCTGTATTTTTGGAGGATAAAGTACTAGTTGCTATCAACCTGTGGATGAACAATGCTCAAGCTAGATCAAGCACTCACTATGATCCACACCATAACCTTCTCTGCGTAGTCTCTGGCTGCAAACAAG TGGTTTTATGGCCTCCTTCAGCAAGTTCTATGTTATACCCTATGCCAATATATGGGGAGGCATCAAATCATAG TTCTGTTCCTTTAGAGAACCCAAACTTTTCAAATTATCCAAGAGCACAATGTTTAATGGAGCACTCGCAGAAGGTTATTCTTCAGGCAGGCGACGCACTTTTCATTCCTGAAGGCTG GTTCCACCAGGTGGACAGTGATGATCTAACCATTGCCGTGAACTTTTGGTGGCGGTCCAATGTAACGTTAAACATGTCAGAACACATGGATGCATATTATCTGCGCATAATATTAAGAAG ACTGACAGATAGAGAAATG GACCGAGTGCTGCCTATAGCTTCTTTAGCTCAAATGGAGAACATGAACAGGCATACTGGAATAGTGCTTAAAAAAGGACAGATAA ATCACAATGACAACGGTTTGGATCAGGCATGTGAGGGAAACGATCTTAAGGGGAAGGAAGTAGAACAAAGATTTATGTCGCATGCACTGGAACCCCTTGCCGTCCTTGCTCTTCATGAACTTGTTTCTTTAGTTCATGGTCATGTTAATGCTGCTGAGCTAAGACAACCAATGCAATCTGCTTCAACAACTGCTCCTGCAGTTAGTGTGAATGATGAACGCATCAAAGTCGTGAGACCAAGTTCGTTTGGCTGGGAAGATGATCCAGTTGCTAAAATTTTTTGGACTCTTCATCCCATCACTTTAAAAAATGTATTTCTTGCCATGGTG GAAAATTTCCCAAGAACTTTGGAGGCTTTAATACTGCACTTGCTTTCACCAGTAGGAGCCGAAGTACTTACTCGTAAATTTGATAGAATGGATCAACTGATCACTGAGGAAGAACG GGACAGATTTTACCAGGCTTTCTATGGGGCATTTGACGACCAATTCGCAGCAATGGATGCAATTTTGAAGGGGAAAGAATTATTTGCACTCCAG GTAGATGGGTGCGCAATAATGTTCGTAAGAATAAATTGGGTCGGGGACGATTCCGGAAATAAGATGTTCATGGGCTCATCTACCATATGA
- the LOC103432306 gene encoding lysine-specific demethylase JMJ31 isoform X1, with translation MESALRVRSLNEVPSAGDFASGIESTNVPAVFSGCVKDWKAFSNWNPCNGGLDYLQERVGLCVVEAMLSDSAPVFYGDIRSHERVPLPFSAFIGLCKKRMHHSEDGSCVKSDRHGLPEASSEYDSKPYEDAPHQIYLAQVPIINTETEERVQLGSLREDIQTPVFLEDKVLVAINLWMNNAQARSSTHYDPHHNLLCVVSGCKQVVLWPPSASSMLYPMPIYGEASNHSSVPLENPNFSNYPRAQCLMEHSQKVILQAGDALFIPEGWFHQVDSDDLTIAVNFWWRSNVTLNMSEHMDAYYLRIILRRLTDREMDRVLPIASLAQMENMNRHTGIVLKKGQINHNDNGLDQACEGNDLKGKEVEQRFMSHALEPLAVLALHELVSLVHGHVNAAELRQPMQSASTTAPAVSVNDERIKVVRPSSFGWEDDPVAKIFWTLHPITLKNVFLAMVENFPRTLEALILHLLSPVGAEVLTRKFDRMDQLITEEERDRFYQAFYGAFDDQFAAMDAILKGKELFALQVDGCAIMFVRINWVGDDSGNKMFMGSSTI, from the exons ATGGAGTCGGCTCTGCGAGTTCGAAGCTTGAACGAAGTTCCTTCGGCCGGAGACTTCGCGTCTGGGATCGAATCCACGAACGTTCCCGCC GTTTTTAGCGGCTGCGTCAAAGATTGGAAAGCTTTCTCCAATTGGAATCCATGTAATGGCGGTCTCGATTATTTGCAG GAACGAGTCGGATTGTGTGTTGTGGAGGCTATGCTATCTGATTCAGCACCTGTCTTCTACGGTGATATTAGAAGCCATGAGAGG GTACCGCTGCCATTTTCTGCATTCATTGGTCTATGTAAGAAACGCATGCATCATTCAGAGGATGGTTCCTGTGTTAAATCAGATCGGCATGGGCTACCGGAGGCTTCATCTGAGTATGACAGTAAGCCCTATGAGGATGCTCCTCACCAAATCTATTTAGCACAG GTCCCAATAATCAATACTGAAACTGAAGAGAGGGTTCAACTGGGTTCTTTGAGGGAGGACATCCAAACG CCTGTATTTTTGGAGGATAAAGTACTAGTTGCTATCAACCTGTGGATGAACAATGCTCAAGCTAGATCAAGCACTCACTATGATCCACACCATAACCTTCTCTGCGTAGTCTCTGGCTGCAAACAAG TGGTTTTATGGCCTCCTTCAGCAAGTTCTATGTTATACCCTATGCCAATATATGGGGAGGCATCAAATCATAG TTCTGTTCCTTTAGAGAACCCAAACTTTTCAAATTATCCAAGAGCACAATGTTTAATGGAGCACTCGCAGAAGGTTATTCTTCAGGCAGGCGACGCACTTTTCATTCCTGAAGGCTG GTTCCACCAGGTGGACAGTGATGATCTAACCATTGCCGTGAACTTTTGGTGGCGGTCCAATGTAACGTTAAACATGTCAGAACACATGGATGCATATTATCTGCGCATAATATTAAGAAG ACTGACAGATAGAGAAATG GACCGAGTGCTGCCTATAGCTTCTTTAGCTCAAATGGAGAACATGAACAGGCATACTGGAATAGTGCTTAAAAAAGGACAGATAA ATCACAATGACAACGGTTTGGATCAGGCATGTGAGGGAAACGATCTTAAGGGGAAGGAAGTAGAACAAAGATTTATGTCGCATGCACTGGAACCCCTTGCCGTCCTTGCTCTTCATGAACTTGTTTCTTTAGTTCATGGTCATGTTAATGCTGCTGAGCTAAGACAACCAATGCAATCTGCTTCAACAACTGCTCCTGCAGTTAGTGTGAATGATGAACGCATCAAAGTCGTGAGACCAAGTTCGTTTGGCTGGGAAGATGATCCAGTTGCTAAAATTTTTTGGACTCTTCATCCCATCACTTTAAAAAATGTATTTCTTGCCATGGTG GAAAATTTCCCAAGAACTTTGGAGGCTTTAATACTGCACTTGCTTTCACCAGTAGGAGCCGAAGTACTTACTCGTAAATTTGATAGAATGGATCAACTGATCACTGAGGAAGAACG GGACAGATTTTACCAGGCTTTCTATGGGGCATTTGACGACCAATTCGCAGCAATGGATGCAATTTTGAAGGGGAAAGAATTATTTGCACTCCAG GTAGATGGGTGCGCAATAATGTTCGTAAGAATAAATTGGGTCGGGGACGATTCCGGAAATAAGATGTTCATGGGCTCATCTACCATATGA
- the LOC103432306 gene encoding lysine-specific demethylase JMJ31 isoform X3: MESALRVRSLNEVPSAGDFASGIESTNVPAVFSGCVKDWKAFSNWNPCNGGLDYLQERVGLCVVEAMLSDSAPVFYGDIRSHERVPLPFSAFIGLCKKRMHHSEDGSCVKSDRHGLPEASSEYDSKPYEDAPHQIYLAQVPIINTETEERVQLGSLREDIQTPVFLEDKVLVAINLWMNNAQARSSTHYDPHHNLLCVVSGCKQVVLWPPSASSMLYPMPIYGEASNHSSVPLENPNFSNYPRAQCLMEHSQKVILQAGDALFIPEGWFHQVDSDDLTIAVNFWWRSNVTLNMSEHMDAYYLRIILRRLTDREMDRVLPIASLAQMENMNRHTGIVLKKGQINHNDNGLDQACEGNDLKGKEVEQRFMSHALEPLAVLALHELVSLVHGHVNAAELRQPMQSASTTAPAVSVNDERIKVVRPSSFGWEDDPVAKIFWTLHPITLKNVFLAMVENFPRTLEALILHLLSPVGAEVLTRKFDRMDQLITEEERDRFYQAFYGAFDDQFAAMDAILKGKELFALQAYKNVLDKYLGVDWRGPKPGV, encoded by the exons ATGGAGTCGGCTCTGCGAGTTCGAAGCTTGAACGAAGTTCCTTCGGCCGGAGACTTCGCGTCTGGGATCGAATCCACGAACGTTCCCGCC GTTTTTAGCGGCTGCGTCAAAGATTGGAAAGCTTTCTCCAATTGGAATCCATGTAATGGCGGTCTCGATTATTTGCAG GAACGAGTCGGATTGTGTGTTGTGGAGGCTATGCTATCTGATTCAGCACCTGTCTTCTACGGTGATATTAGAAGCCATGAGAGG GTACCGCTGCCATTTTCTGCATTCATTGGTCTATGTAAGAAACGCATGCATCATTCAGAGGATGGTTCCTGTGTTAAATCAGATCGGCATGGGCTACCGGAGGCTTCATCTGAGTATGACAGTAAGCCCTATGAGGATGCTCCTCACCAAATCTATTTAGCACAG GTCCCAATAATCAATACTGAAACTGAAGAGAGGGTTCAACTGGGTTCTTTGAGGGAGGACATCCAAACG CCTGTATTTTTGGAGGATAAAGTACTAGTTGCTATCAACCTGTGGATGAACAATGCTCAAGCTAGATCAAGCACTCACTATGATCCACACCATAACCTTCTCTGCGTAGTCTCTGGCTGCAAACAAG TGGTTTTATGGCCTCCTTCAGCAAGTTCTATGTTATACCCTATGCCAATATATGGGGAGGCATCAAATCATAG TTCTGTTCCTTTAGAGAACCCAAACTTTTCAAATTATCCAAGAGCACAATGTTTAATGGAGCACTCGCAGAAGGTTATTCTTCAGGCAGGCGACGCACTTTTCATTCCTGAAGGCTG GTTCCACCAGGTGGACAGTGATGATCTAACCATTGCCGTGAACTTTTGGTGGCGGTCCAATGTAACGTTAAACATGTCAGAACACATGGATGCATATTATCTGCGCATAATATTAAGAAG ACTGACAGATAGAGAAATG GACCGAGTGCTGCCTATAGCTTCTTTAGCTCAAATGGAGAACATGAACAGGCATACTGGAATAGTGCTTAAAAAAGGACAGATAA ATCACAATGACAACGGTTTGGATCAGGCATGTGAGGGAAACGATCTTAAGGGGAAGGAAGTAGAACAAAGATTTATGTCGCATGCACTGGAACCCCTTGCCGTCCTTGCTCTTCATGAACTTGTTTCTTTAGTTCATGGTCATGTTAATGCTGCTGAGCTAAGACAACCAATGCAATCTGCTTCAACAACTGCTCCTGCAGTTAGTGTGAATGATGAACGCATCAAAGTCGTGAGACCAAGTTCGTTTGGCTGGGAAGATGATCCAGTTGCTAAAATTTTTTGGACTCTTCATCCCATCACTTTAAAAAATGTATTTCTTGCCATGGTG GAAAATTTCCCAAGAACTTTGGAGGCTTTAATACTGCACTTGCTTTCACCAGTAGGAGCCGAAGTACTTACTCGTAAATTTGATAGAATGGATCAACTGATCACTGAGGAAGAACG GGACAGATTTTACCAGGCTTTCTATGGGGCATTTGACGACCAATTCGCAGCAATGGATGCAATTTTGAAGGGGAAAGAATTATTTGCACTCCAG GCATACAAGAATGTATTGGATAAGTATTTGGGAGTGGATTGGAGGGGGCCAAAACCCGGGGTCTGA
- the LOC103432306 gene encoding lysine-specific demethylase JMJ31 isoform X4, whose protein sequence is MESALRVRSLNEVPSAGDFASGIESTNVPAVFSGCVKDWKAFSNWNPCNGGLDYLQERVGLCVVEAMLSDSAPVFYGDIRSHERVPLPFSAFIGLCKKRMHHSEDGSCVKSDRHGLPEASSEYDSKPYEDAPHQIYLAQVPIINTETEERVQLGSLREDIQTPVFLEDKVLVAINLWMNNAQARSSTHYDPHHNLLCVVSGCKQVVLWPPSASSMLYPMPIYGEASNHSSVPLENPNFSNYPRAQCLMEHSQKVILQAGDALFIPEGWFHQVDSDDLTIAVNFWWRSNVTLNMSEHMDAYYLRIILRRLTDREMDRVLPIASLAQMENMNRHTGIVLKKGQNDNGLDQACEGNDLKGKEVEQRFMSHALEPLAVLALHELVSLVHGHVNAAELRQPMQSASTTAPAVSVNDERIKVVRPSSFGWEDDPVAKIFWTLHPITLKNVFLAMVENFPRTLEALILHLLSPVGAEVLTRKFDRMDQLITEEERDRFYQAFYGAFDDQFAAMDAILKGKELFALQAYKNVLDKYLGVDWRGPKPGV, encoded by the exons ATGGAGTCGGCTCTGCGAGTTCGAAGCTTGAACGAAGTTCCTTCGGCCGGAGACTTCGCGTCTGGGATCGAATCCACGAACGTTCCCGCC GTTTTTAGCGGCTGCGTCAAAGATTGGAAAGCTTTCTCCAATTGGAATCCATGTAATGGCGGTCTCGATTATTTGCAG GAACGAGTCGGATTGTGTGTTGTGGAGGCTATGCTATCTGATTCAGCACCTGTCTTCTACGGTGATATTAGAAGCCATGAGAGG GTACCGCTGCCATTTTCTGCATTCATTGGTCTATGTAAGAAACGCATGCATCATTCAGAGGATGGTTCCTGTGTTAAATCAGATCGGCATGGGCTACCGGAGGCTTCATCTGAGTATGACAGTAAGCCCTATGAGGATGCTCCTCACCAAATCTATTTAGCACAG GTCCCAATAATCAATACTGAAACTGAAGAGAGGGTTCAACTGGGTTCTTTGAGGGAGGACATCCAAACG CCTGTATTTTTGGAGGATAAAGTACTAGTTGCTATCAACCTGTGGATGAACAATGCTCAAGCTAGATCAAGCACTCACTATGATCCACACCATAACCTTCTCTGCGTAGTCTCTGGCTGCAAACAAG TGGTTTTATGGCCTCCTTCAGCAAGTTCTATGTTATACCCTATGCCAATATATGGGGAGGCATCAAATCATAG TTCTGTTCCTTTAGAGAACCCAAACTTTTCAAATTATCCAAGAGCACAATGTTTAATGGAGCACTCGCAGAAGGTTATTCTTCAGGCAGGCGACGCACTTTTCATTCCTGAAGGCTG GTTCCACCAGGTGGACAGTGATGATCTAACCATTGCCGTGAACTTTTGGTGGCGGTCCAATGTAACGTTAAACATGTCAGAACACATGGATGCATATTATCTGCGCATAATATTAAGAAG ACTGACAGATAGAGAAATG GACCGAGTGCTGCCTATAGCTTCTTTAGCTCAAATGGAGAACATGAACAGGCATACTGGAATAGTGCTTAAAAAAGGACAG AATGACAACGGTTTGGATCAGGCATGTGAGGGAAACGATCTTAAGGGGAAGGAAGTAGAACAAAGATTTATGTCGCATGCACTGGAACCCCTTGCCGTCCTTGCTCTTCATGAACTTGTTTCTTTAGTTCATGGTCATGTTAATGCTGCTGAGCTAAGACAACCAATGCAATCTGCTTCAACAACTGCTCCTGCAGTTAGTGTGAATGATGAACGCATCAAAGTCGTGAGACCAAGTTCGTTTGGCTGGGAAGATGATCCAGTTGCTAAAATTTTTTGGACTCTTCATCCCATCACTTTAAAAAATGTATTTCTTGCCATGGTG GAAAATTTCCCAAGAACTTTGGAGGCTTTAATACTGCACTTGCTTTCACCAGTAGGAGCCGAAGTACTTACTCGTAAATTTGATAGAATGGATCAACTGATCACTGAGGAAGAACG GGACAGATTTTACCAGGCTTTCTATGGGGCATTTGACGACCAATTCGCAGCAATGGATGCAATTTTGAAGGGGAAAGAATTATTTGCACTCCAG GCATACAAGAATGTATTGGATAAGTATTTGGGAGTGGATTGGAGGGGGCCAAAACCCGGGGTCTGA